Proteins encoded within one genomic window of Glycine soja cultivar W05 chromosome 1, ASM419377v2, whole genome shotgun sequence:
- the LOC114372909 gene encoding protein indeterminate-domain 11-like, with protein sequence MSNLTSTFAEARASSDNRTEIGTDYSQQYFTPPQTQTQPPLKKKRNLSANPDPKAEVVSLSPKTLLASNRFICEICNKGFQRDQNLQLHRRGHNLPWKLNQRSSKEIIRKKVYVCPEASCMHHEPSRALGDLTGIKKHLCRKHGQKKWKYDK encoded by the exons ATGTCTAATTTGACTTCTACATTTGCTGAAGCTAGGGCTTCCTCAGACAACAGAACCGAAATTGGCACTGATTACTCACAGCAATACTTTACTCCACCACAAACTCAAACACAACCTCcactaaagaaaaagagaaacctTTCTGCCAACCCAG ACCCTAAAGCTGAAGTTGTCAGCTTGTCTCCAAAGACTCTCTTGGCAAGTAATAGGTTCATTTGTGAGATTTGCAACAAAGGATTTCAAAGAGACCAGAATCTCCAACTTCACAGAAGAGGACACAATTTACCATGGAAGCTGAACCAAAGATCAAGCAAAGAGATTATAAGGAAGAAGGTGTATGTGTGCCCAGAAGCTAGTTGCATGCACCATGAGCCTTCAAGGGCCCTAGGGGACCTCACTGGCATCAAGAAGCACTTATGCAGAAAGCATGGCCAGAAGAAGTGGAAATATGACAAATGA